From the genome of Sediminibacter sp. Hel_I_10:
CCATCACTAGCAGCAAAAAATGCTAGAATGTGCTTGATAAAATAACGCTCGTCATCGTTGAGCTTATTTTTCCAATCGGTAAGATCTTGATGAAGATCGATTTCTTCCGCAGTCCAAAAACTAGCCTCAGATTTCTTGTACCACTCCCAAATATCATGGTGTTGAATTGGGAAAATGACAAATCTATCTTTGTTTTCTTGTAAAATGGGTTCTGTGGCTTGAGACATGCTTCTTTTTGTTTTTTATTCGTGAAATTCGGTCTGAAAATAGTGTTCGACTCGGGACTAACAAAGATTGAAAAATAGAAGCGATAAATCGAACGATTCAGGCAAACCTTTTCAACAAGTTTTTAACAACGGACTCTTAAGAAAAAAATAAAACGAATTGTTAATTTTATTTTTTAAATGCTGATTAACAGTTTATTACGAATAAATTATGATGTAGGTTTTATCCTATTAAACAACGGCTCGCAAGCGATGTTTTCTACATATTAACATTTAAAAAATCAAGTTCTAAACACCTTACACGACACGTTCATTCTATCCGTTATTTTTAACAGTTAAACCGTGATTTTAAGAAAATTCAAATAAATGAGTTTTTGATTTTGATCAACAGAAATATGTATAGCTATTTTTGAAGGCAATTAAAATTAGATTGAGCGTCACTAAAAAGAGTCAACATTAGTCTAACAAAAAACAGTGAGCAAGAAAAACCTATTTGTAATCCTTTGCCACCTTCTCTAGCTCAGTGTACCAATTTTCACCAAATTTTCTAATAAGCGCCTCCTTGACAAATTTATAAATGGGCACTTGTAATTCTTTACCTAAGGTACAAGCATCATCGCAGATTTCCCATTTGTCATAATTTATGGCTGAAAATTCTGAATAATCCTTTACACGAATTGGATACAAATGACAAGATACTGGCTTTTTCCATGAAATCTCTCCTTGATTATAAGCCTCTTCAATACCGCAAAGCGCCGTTTTCTTATTATCAAAAATAACGTAGGCACAATCAGCCCCATTAATCAAAGGGGTTTCGTGCTCTCCAAAATCATTGGTGGTATGCGTTCCTTGGCTTTCGATAGCTTCTATACCCGCCTTTCTTAAAAATGGTTTGACTTTCGGGTAAATGTCTTTTAAGATCTGCGTTTCAGCTGCTTCTAAAGGCGCACCGGCATCTCCATCAATACAACAGGCCCCTTTGCAAGCCGATAAATTACATACAAAATCCTTTTCAATAATATCTTCTGAAACAATCGTTTTTCCTAGTTGAAACATGATTTTTTTTGATGAATTATTAGACTTCAAAAATAGCTAAACTTTACCACTTTTTAACGTTATGAATCTATGCCAATCCAGTACTTTTGCCGAAAATTTGAAAAACATGGATATCCAGTTAAACATCAAGGAAATTGTTACCACATTCATGGTACTCTTTGCCGTAATAGATATTATAGGCAACATCCCTATAATCATAGATCTGCGCAAGAAAGCGGGACACATTCAAAGTGAAAAGGCTTCCATAATAGCAGGTATCATTATGGTCTTATTTTTATTTTTGGGAAAAACCATATTGTCGCTCATTGGTATTGGCGTGAACTCATTTGCTGTTGCCGGTGCATTCATTCTGTTTTTTATTGCTTTGGAAATGATCTTGGGCATTACCTTATATAAGGAAGATGAAAACGCCGCCATGACCGCTTCTGTTTTCCCTCTGGCTTTTCCACTTATTGCAGGCCCAGGAAGTTTAACCACATTACTATCCTTAAGAGCCGAATATCGTATTGAAAACATCATCATTGCGGTTATCCTAAATGTTATCATTATCTTTATAGTCTTAAAAACCTCAGCGAGAATAGAACGCATGATAGGTCAAAACGGCATCAATATTATTAGAAAAGTGTTTGGCGTTGTTTTATTGGCCATTGCTGTGAAATTATTTGCCCACAATATCAAAGCGTTATTTGAAATTGTCTAAATTATAAAGTATGAAAATTTTTAATATTATAGCTACAGTCATGGCTTTAGGGCTTATTGCTTTTAACCTCACAAAATTAGATTTTGACAACCTATTGGTTGGTCAAAGTGTTGCCGCCCTAATCACAATTTTCGCATCACTTTGCGCTATTTTGCTTTTGCAGATTTTAAGAATTTCAAAAAAAATTGAGGCGCGAGCTAAACAAAGTAAAGCCTAAGTGTGCTTTTTGGACTAACTCTCAAAAAGAAGACACCTAGGCTTAAAACAAAAAGAAAGAACAATTGGGGTATTGCTCCTTATGCCTTTATAAATTAGAGTAGGTAACCTCAAATGATCCCTCTGTAAACATACAGTCTGGTCCATCTTGATTTAGCGATTGTCCACTAAAATTAAAACTTCCCGCTACTCTTTTAGCAGAAACATCATGCGACGTGATATTTAGGGTTCCTTCTTGAGATACGCAACCTCCCCCATCGCTAGAATCAAAGCTTGCGATAAACTCTATGCCCGCTGGGAATGTATCGCCAGCCTCAACTGAAATAGGAAAGTTCAAAACCACG
Proteins encoded in this window:
- a CDS encoding DUF3109 family protein, which codes for MFQLGKTIVSEDIIEKDFVCNLSACKGACCIDGDAGAPLEAAETQILKDIYPKVKPFLRKAGIEAIESQGTHTTNDFGEHETPLINGADCAYVIFDNKKTALCGIEEAYNQGEISWKKPVSCHLYPIRVKDYSEFSAINYDKWEICDDACTLGKELQVPIYKFVKEALIRKFGENWYTELEKVAKDYK
- a CDS encoding MarC family protein, coding for MQLNIKEIVTTFMVLFAVIDIIGNIPIIIDLRKKAGHIQSEKASIIAGIIMVLFLFLGKTILSLIGIGVNSFAVAGAFILFFIALEMILGITLYKEDENAAMTASVFPLAFPLIAGPGSLTTLLSLRAEYRIENIIIAVILNVIIIFIVLKTSARIERMIGQNGINIIRKVFGVVLLAIAVKLFAHNIKALFEIV